The Sinorhizobium alkalisoli genomic interval TTTTCGATCTGCGACAGCTGGTTCGGAATATCGTCGTCGGCAAATTGCAGATCCGGCGTGTAGCCGGCTTCCTTGAACAGCTTCTCCATGGTTTCGCCGTCGGAGATCCAGCGGGTGGACGTCTTCGTCGGCATGGAGACGCCGACCATGCCCTTGTCCTGGGCGAATGCCGGCGCAGCGAAAGACGCGACGGTCACGGCCGCGGCTGCGAGAAGCGAAGTAACAAATTTCATCAGATCTCTCCCTGAGTGTTGAAGCGGCGGGCCAGAGCCCCCCGCCTATGCACAGCGAACCCGCCTGCCGAGACTCCGGTCTCCGGCGGCGTTTCAAGATGAAGGAAGCCCTCCCCTCTTACATACTCCCGCATGCGCTGTCGCACAGGCTGCGAAACTGGAATCAATTGCCATAACTGTCAAATACAATATCGCTTTGCATGCATACCAAAATTGGTATACCACTAACAAAGAGTGTGATTTTTGAATCTCTTGATAAACGAGTTCGAAAGAATGGTCCCCGACAGCACGATTGCACCCGCGGGCGAACCGCTCGATGCCGGCCTTTTCCGGTCGGGATTGAAGATCAATCACCTGCGCCTCGTGCTGGCGCTCGACGACCATCGCCGCATCAGCGCCGCCGCCGAATCGCTCGGCATTTCGCAACCGGCCGCCTCGCGCATGCTCGCGGAAATCGAAGCCATCGTAAAGGCGCCGATCTGCGCGCGCGTCGCCCGCGGCGTCGAACTCACCCGCTACGGCGAGGCGCTTGCCCGGCGGGCCCGCACCATCTTTCTTGAATTACGCGAGGCCGCCCGCGAAATCAATGAATTGAAAAGCGGCAGCGGCGGGTCGGTTTCGCTCGGCTCCGTTACCGGCCCGGCGCTCGCTCTTGCCGTCCCTGCGATCCGCCAGGTTTCCACCGCCTATCCCGGCATCGAGATCAACGTGCAGATCGACAACAGCAATGTGCTGACGCGGGAATTGCTCGCCGCCCGCCACGATTTCGTCATCGGCCGCATTCCGGACGACCTAAATCCGCGCCTGTTTAACGTCGTCGAGGTCGGCTTCGAGGAGGTCTGTCTGATCGTACGGGAAGGTCATCCGCTGATCGGGAAAGCCTCGGTGAGCGCCGACGACCTGCCGGGTTACGACTGGGTGTTCCAGCCGCCGGGCACGCTCCTGCGCCGCGCCGTCGAAGACAGCTTCCTCTCCGCAGGCGTCCGGCTGCCCGCGACCGTCATCAACACCTCCTCCATCATCCTGACGCTGTCGATCGTGCGCAATACCAACGCCATTGCCCCGGTCGCGCTCGACGTCGCCCGGCTGGTGGCCGGCAACGGCACCCAGGCCGGCGAGATCCGCATCCTCAAGACCGAGTTCCCGGTCCGCATCAAACCCTACGGCTTGATCACCGCCGAGGGCCGGGCGCTTCCCCCGAGCGCCAAGCTGCTCTACGACCTGATCCTGAAGCAAAGCCGCATGTGATCAGGCCCGCATAACCTTCGCCCGGCAGGATGGCCCGATGGTCGAAAAGGGATTTGCGGAGGCTTCATGTTCGGCATGTCGGTGTTCCAGTCGGTGGTCGAGCGCCTCAAGGCCGAGCGAGACATGGAAGGGGACGGGGACGCAGCCGGCGACGTCCAGGCGTGGCGTTCGCCGATCGATCGATCACCCGCCTTCGTCATGGCGACGCCCGCCTGCGCCACGCCAGCCCTCAACGCCGTCGCCCGGGCCTATCGAGAGCTGGCACCCGCCGAGAGGACGGAGCCGCCGGTCATGCCCGCCCATCTGAAGCGCACGAGCCTCGCCGATGTCGCCGAAGAGCTGGCGATCGCGGA includes:
- a CDS encoding LysR family transcriptional regulator; this encodes MVPDSTIAPAGEPLDAGLFRSGLKINHLRLVLALDDHRRISAAAESLGISQPAASRMLAEIEAIVKAPICARVARGVELTRYGEALARRARTIFLELREAAREINELKSGSGGSVSLGSVTGPALALAVPAIRQVSTAYPGIEINVQIDNSNVLTRELLAARHDFVIGRIPDDLNPRLFNVVEVGFEEVCLIVREGHPLIGKASVSADDLPGYDWVFQPPGTLLRRAVEDSFLSAGVRLPATVINTSSIILTLSIVRNTNAIAPVALDVARLVAGNGTQAGEIRILKTEFPVRIKPYGLITAEGRALPPSAKLLYDLILKQSRM